One Aegilops tauschii subsp. strangulata cultivar AL8/78 chromosome 7, Aet v6.0, whole genome shotgun sequence genomic window carries:
- the LOC109742740 gene encoding egg cell-secreted protein 1.3, whose amino-acid sequence MASSGSLHPALLVLLLLAVVATASTTTTTFVRAGAPPADLAQRLQGVGQQQCWEILMDIRSCTGEIILFFLNGEAYLGPGCCRAIRAIEQRCWAADAMLSVIGFTAEEGDMLKGYCDAGDSGEGQHHGALDGVASDGAVAAAAGRKGLGAP is encoded by the coding sequence ATGGCTTCCTCCGGCTCTCTCCACCCGGCCCTCCTCGTGCTGCTCCTGCTCGCAGTCGTCGCCACCGCGTCCACGACCACGACGACCTTCGTCCGGGCGGGCGCTCCTCCGGCCGACCTCGCGCAGCGGCTGCAGGGAGTGGGGCAGCAGCAGTGCTGGGAGATTCTGATGGACATCAGGTCGTGCACGGGGgagatcatcctcttcttcctcaACGGCGAGGCGTACCTGGGGCCCGGGTGCTGCCGCGCCATCCGCGCCATCGAGCAGCGCTGCTGGGCCGCCGACGCCATGCTGTCCGTCATCGGGTTCACCGCGGAGGAGGGGGACATGCTCAAGGGCTACTGCGACGCCGGCGACAGCGGCGAGGGGCAGCACCATGGTGCTCTTGACGGCGTTGCAAGTGACGGCGCCGTGGCCGCCGCTGCGGGAAGGAAAGGGCTTGGTGCCCCGTGA
- the LOC109742731 gene encoding uncharacterized protein, protein MASSGSLLPTLLALLLLQATATASAATTATFVRAADLAERLEGAVTRQCWEALLDIKSCTGEIILFFLNGEAYLGPGCCRAIRVIEQRCWAADLMLSVIGFTPEEGDMLKGYCDAGDDGNGGEGQHHSIGGSSPAPPPHRALDGVASGGGTVAAAAGRKGLGSPLG, encoded by the coding sequence ATGGCCTCTTCAGGCTCTCTCCTTCCCACCCTGCTGGCGTTGCTCCTGCTCCAGGCCACCGCCACCGCGTCGGCCGCGACAACGGCGACGTTCGTCCGGGCGGCCGACCTCGCCGAGCGGCTGGAGGGAGCGGTGACCCGGCAGTGCTGGGAGGCGCTGCTGGACATCAAGTCGTGCACGGGGgagatcatcctcttcttcctAAACGGCGAGGCGTACCTGGGGCCCGGCTGCTGCCGCGCCATCCGCGTCATCGAGCAGCGCTGCTGGGCCGCCGACCTCATGCTGTCTGTCATCGGGTTCACCCCGGAGGAGGGGGACATGCTCAAGGGCTACTGCGACGCGGGCGATGACGGCAACGGCGGCGAGGGGCAGCACCATAGCATCGGCGGGTCATctccggccccgccgccgcaccGTGCTCTTGATGGCGTTGCAAGTGGCGGTGGCACCGTGGCCGCCGCGGCGGGAAGGAAAGGGCTGGGTTCGCCGTTAGGCTGA